In one uncultured Devosia sp. genomic region, the following are encoded:
- a CDS encoding DNA polymerase Y family protein, translated as MDLQHAMAQGALQPGLLPSRRFLVLYLPTWPTDFLKRREPGLKAPLALYERIKGGLRLAALDAEAGSAGLRVGQNLADARAMVPELSVQEINRPMLEAAFADFADWHSNASPLVAVMRDITQFGDLVLDVTGVAHLFGGEGPMLRLLLNRLRTLGYTVSGVIAPTIGAAWAVSHFARNQVVETGDLDTILDALPVQALRLSTAQIAGLTQMGLKNIGQLRPRDRKPLQARFGISLLERLDQAYGLLEERMVPRIPVAERYAERRFVDPIGLMDDVLLTAHDLAIQLALRLETEGLGGQAFHLFLYRVDHKVMALSVNSARLTRGPEHISKLFANRSERLEGEYDAGFGIDMIRLAVSSVGALDAVQTGAFATQDGAEDLAQLHDRMTSRLGPLAVLRTQLVASHIPEQAARLVPAIVAEPDAKAQNPAELVRPLRLLPVPELVAINAEVPDGLPASMIWRRVGYRLIKAAGPERLGAEWWRSGQRLQLVPPHVPKKPEPGEKPEKPPYIPQLVKFDADAGTRDYYMAEDAEGRRFWIYRQGLYGENHWYLHGFFA; from the coding sequence ATGGATTTACAACACGCGATGGCGCAAGGCGCCCTGCAACCAGGATTGCTGCCGAGCCGCCGTTTTCTGGTGCTGTACCTGCCCACCTGGCCGACCGATTTCCTCAAACGGCGTGAGCCAGGGCTGAAAGCGCCGTTGGCGCTTTATGAACGGATCAAGGGCGGGTTGCGGCTGGCGGCGCTGGATGCGGAAGCGGGAAGCGCAGGGCTTCGGGTCGGGCAAAATCTGGCCGATGCGCGCGCCATGGTGCCGGAGCTGAGCGTCCAGGAAATCAACCGGCCAATGCTGGAAGCTGCATTTGCCGATTTTGCCGACTGGCATTCCAATGCCAGCCCCCTGGTCGCGGTGATGCGCGATATCACCCAGTTCGGCGATCTGGTGCTGGATGTTACAGGGGTGGCGCATCTGTTTGGCGGTGAGGGACCCATGCTGCGCCTACTGCTCAACCGGCTGCGCACGCTGGGCTATACGGTATCCGGGGTCATTGCGCCCACGATTGGTGCCGCTTGGGCGGTCAGCCATTTTGCCCGCAACCAGGTGGTGGAAACCGGCGATCTCGATACCATACTGGATGCCCTGCCAGTCCAGGCCCTGCGCTTGAGTACGGCGCAGATCGCCGGGCTGACACAGATGGGCCTCAAGAACATCGGTCAATTACGCCCGCGTGACCGCAAGCCGCTGCAGGCGCGGTTCGGAATTTCCCTGCTGGAACGGCTGGATCAGGCCTATGGTCTTCTGGAAGAGCGCATGGTGCCGCGTATTCCCGTGGCCGAGCGCTATGCCGAACGGCGGTTCGTCGATCCCATCGGGCTGATGGACGACGTGCTGCTGACTGCGCATGACCTGGCGATCCAGCTTGCCCTTCGGCTGGAAACGGAAGGCCTGGGCGGGCAGGCCTTTCATCTGTTCCTCTACCGCGTCGATCACAAGGTCATGGCGCTTTCGGTCAATTCGGCCCGGTTGACGCGGGGCCCCGAGCATATCAGCAAGCTTTTCGCCAATCGGTCGGAGCGGCTTGAGGGCGAATATGATGCCGGCTTCGGCATCGACATGATCCGGCTGGCCGTGAGTTCGGTGGGCGCGCTCGATGCAGTGCAAACGGGGGCCTTTGCCACCCAGGACGGGGCCGAAGATCTGGCCCAGCTGCATGACCGGATGACCAGCCGGCTGGGGCCCCTGGCGGTGCTGCGTACCCAATTGGTGGCCAGTCACATCCCCGAGCAGGCCGCGCGTCTCGTGCCTGCCATCGTTGCTGAGCCGGATGCCAAAGCACAAAACCCCGCCGAGTTGGTGCGACCCCTTCGCCTCCTGCCGGTGCCGGAACTGGTGGCGATCAATGCCGAAGTGCCCGATGGCCTGCCGGCGTCGATGATCTGGCGGCGGGTCGGCTATCGGCTGATCAAGGCGGCAGGGCCGGAGCGGCTGGGCGCGGAGTGGTGGCGCAGCGGGCAACGCCTGCAACTGGTGCCGCCCCATGTGCCCAAAAAGCCCGAACCGGGCGAGAAACCTGAAAAGCCGCCCTATATCCCCCAGCTGGTCAAGTTCGATGCCGATGCGGGAACGCGGGATTATTACATGGCCGAGGACGCCGAGGGTCGCCGCTTCTGGATCTACCGGCAGGGCCTTTATGGCGAGAACCACTGGTACCTGCACGGATTTTTTGCATGA
- a CDS encoding TerB family tellurite resistance protein, whose product MFEAITKLFNRPEADLDNNDPKLSVAALLVHLAAVDGQMKDTERNAIKGALQDHYDLDEQAVDRLVKEAALRDAEAVDFYRFTAALTRLDMEDRIEIVRMMWTVVFADKKNHELEDNMVWRIAELIGVSSRNRTVLRNQISKAQPAE is encoded by the coding sequence GTGTTCGAGGCCATCACCAAGCTGTTCAATCGGCCCGAAGCCGACCTGGACAATAATGATCCCAAGCTGTCCGTTGCCGCATTGCTGGTTCATCTCGCCGCTGTCGATGGCCAGATGAAGGACACCGAGCGGAACGCCATCAAGGGCGCCCTGCAGGACCATTATGACCTCGACGAACAGGCCGTGGACAGACTGGTCAAGGAAGCAGCGCTCCGCGATGCCGAAGCCGTGGATTTCTACCGCTTCACCGCTGCCCTCACTCGCCTCGACATGGAAGACCGCATCGAGATCGTCCGCATGATGTGGACCGTGGTCTTTGCCGACAAGAAGAACCATGAGCTGGAAGACAACATGGTCTGGCGCATTGCCGAACTGATCGGCGTCTCCAGCCGCAACCGCACCGTGCTGCGTAACCAGATCTCGAAGGCCCAGCCGGCAGAATAA
- a CDS encoding universal stress protein codes for MFKSILVATDGSATAEKALDIGLKLAREQDAALLVLTSTTPVDNIYGGGFGPIDSASITARVEEAYAEQAGSILAAAASKADAKGIDAELLHLPNRHPAQAIIETAEARKVDLIVMGSHGRRGLERLLLGSQASEVLTQARVPVLIAK; via the coding sequence ATGTTCAAATCCATTCTGGTTGCCACCGACGGTTCGGCAACAGCCGAGAAGGCGCTCGACATCGGGCTCAAGCTTGCCAGGGAGCAGGACGCTGCCTTGCTGGTCCTGACCTCCACCACCCCGGTCGACAATATCTACGGCGGCGGCTTTGGCCCGATCGATTCCGCCTCGATAACCGCGCGGGTCGAGGAGGCCTATGCCGAGCAGGCCGGGAGCATTCTTGCTGCAGCAGCCAGCAAGGCCGACGCAAAGGGTATCGACGCAGAACTTCTCCATCTCCCCAATCGCCATCCTGCCCAGGCGATCATCGAAACAGCCGAGGCGCGCAAGGTCGATCTTATCGTCATGGGATCCCATGGCCGTCGCGGGCTGGAACGGCTTCTGCTGGGTAGCCAGGCCAGCGAAGTGCTGACGCAGGCGAGGGTGCCGGTGCTCATCGCCAAATAG